A stretch of the Argentina anserina chromosome 6, drPotAnse1.1, whole genome shotgun sequence genome encodes the following:
- the LOC126799486 gene encoding uncharacterized protein LOC126799486 isoform X2 produces MSTMAQAAEVYEPKPLQLWRALVNWLGFFVEIILQILRGAPCLPHFLSYLPLLASPPSSSFRPLPVAEIQLNDASSSNLENGVVSHHPALPKLTVVLDLDETLVCAYETSSVPAIVRTQATDAGLKWFEIECVSSDKSDGKPKISYVTVFERPGLHEFLKRVGEFADLVLFTAGLEGYARPLVDRIDLENRFKFRLYRPSTVTTENRDHVKDLSCISKDLCRIVIVDNNPFSFVLQPLNGVPCIPFSAGHPYDDQLLEVLLPLLKHLAQAKDVRPVLYERFHMPEWFQMHGITVTS; encoded by the exons ATGTCGACGATGGCCCAGGCCGCCGAGGTTTACGAGCCGAAGCCGCTCCAACTCTGGCGAGCTCTCGTCAACTGGCTCGGCTTCTTCGTCGAGATCATCCTCCAGATCCTCAGAGGCGCCCCCTGCCTCCCTCACTTCCTCTCCTACCTCCCCCTCCTCgcttctcctccttcttcctccttccGCCCTCTCCCCGTCGCCGAAATCCAACTCAACGACGCGTCGTCCTCCAACCTCGAAAACGGCGTCGTATCTCACCATCCCGCCCTCCCGAAACTCACG GTAGTGCTTGACTTAGATGAGACGCTAGTGTGTGCATACGAGACATCTAGTGTGCCTGCGATTGTTCGGACTCAAGCGACTGATGCTGGTTTGAAGTGGTTCGAGATCGAATGTGTATCTTCGGATAAG TCTGATGGTAAACCGAAGATCAGTTATGTGACAGTTTTTGAACGTCCTGGATTGCACGAGTTCTTGAAACGGGTCGGTGAATTTGCTGATCTTGTCCTATTTACTGCTGGCCTTGAAG GCTATGCAAGGCCACTTGTTGACAGAATAGATTTGGAGAATCGGTTCAAGTTTCGTCTCTATCGGCCTTCTACAGTTACCAC GGAAAATCGGGATCATGTGAAAGACCTATCTTGTATATCAAAAGATCTCTGTCGAATTGTTATAGTTGACAACAACCCGTTTAGTTTTGTGCTGCAACCATTGAATGGAGTTCCATGTATACCATTTTCTGCTGGACATCCGTATGATGATCAG CTCTTGGAGGTCCTGCTTCCTCTACTCAAACACCTTGCCCAGGCAAAAGATGTGAGGCCTGTGCTTTATGAGAGATTCCACATGCCTGAATGGTTTCAAATGCATGGAATCACTGTTACTAGTTAG
- the LOC126798403 gene encoding PHD finger protein ALFIN-LIKE 1-like yields MEMAASPRTVEEIFKDYGARRAAVVRALTYDVDEFYGLCDPEKENLCLYGHPNETWEVTLPAEEVPPELPEPALGINFARDGMNRKDWLSLVAVHSDSWLLSVAFYFGARLNRNERKRLFSLINELPTVFEVVTERKPTKDKPSVDSGSKSRGSTKRSGDGVIKSNPKLADESFEEEDDEHSETLCGSCGGNYNADEFWIGCDICERWFHGKCVKITPAKAENIKQYKCPSCSLKRSRQ; encoded by the exons ATGGAGATGGCCGCCAGTCCCCGCACCGTCGAGGAGATCTTCAAGGATTACGGTGCCCGCAGAGCCGCCGTCGTCCGTGCTTTGACTTACG ATGTTGATGAGTTTTACGGGCTCTGTGATCCAG AGAAGGAGAATTTGTGTTTGTACGGACATCCGAATGAGACCTGGGAAGTGACACTTCCGGCAGAGGAAGTTCCCCCGGAGCTTCCGGAGCCAGCGCTCGGGATCAATTTTGCAAGGGATGGGATGAACCGCAAGGACTGGCTGTCCCTGGTCGCTGTTCATAGTGATTCTTGGCTGCTTTCTGTGGCTTTCTATTTTGGAGCGCGACTTAATCGCAATGAGAG GAAAAGACTTTTTAGCTTGATCAATGAACTGCCTACTGTCTTTGAAGTTGTGACGGAAAGGAAACCCACTAAGGACAAGCCTAGTGTGGATAGCGGAAGCAAATCTCGTGGCAGCACAAAG AGATCTGGTGATGGAGTAATTAAAAGCAATCCTAAGCTCGCGGATGAGAGTTTTGAGGAGGAGGATGATGAACACAGTGAGACTCTCTGTGGGAGCTGTGGTGGAAATTATAATGCAGATGAATTTTGGATTGGCTGTGACATCTGCGAAAGATGGTTCCATGGAAAATGTGTGAAGATAACACCCGCCAAGGCTGAGAACATTAAGCAATACAAATGTCCATCTTGCAGTTTGAAAAGGAGCAGGCAGTAG
- the LOC126798398 gene encoding uncharacterized protein LOC126798398, which yields MGVDYYKVLQVERNAKDDDLKKAYRKLAMKWHPDKNPNNKKAAEAKFKQISEAYDVLSDTQKRAVYDQYGEEGLKAGAPPPDSGFSSGGHDGGPTMFRFNTRNPDDIFSEFFGFSGFGQGMPDMGRAGGSRAGGSAFQRSMFGDDIFAQFRGAGEPSASVPRKAPAIERTLPCTLEDLYKGTTKKMKISRDVSDSSGRSTTVEEILTIEIKPGWKKGTKITFPEKGNEQRGVIPADLVFIIDEKPHSLFKRDGNDLIVTQKISLAEALTGHTAQLTTLDGRSLTVPVNSIISPTYEEVVKGEGMPIPKEPSKRGNLRVKFNIKFPTKLTSEQKTGIKRLLTSEK from the exons ATGGGCGTGGATTACTACAAGGTGCTCCAAGTAGAACGAAATGCCAAAGACGACGACTTGAAGAAAGCCTACCGCAAACTCGCCATGAAATGGCACCCCGATAAAAACCCCAACAACAAGAAAGCCGCCGAGGCCAAATTCAAGCAAATCTCCGAAGCCTATGAC GTTTTGAGTGATACCCAAAAGCGTGCGGTGTACGATCAGTACGGCGAGGAGGGCCTGAAGGCAGGCGCGCCGCCGCCGGATTCAGGATTCTCGTCCGGCGGACATGACGGCGGGCCCACGATGTTCCGGTTTAACACACGGAATCCGGATGATATATTTTCTGAGTTTTTCGGATTCTCCGGGTTCGGGCAGGGGATGCCGGATATGGGCCGGGCGGGCGGGTCGAGAGCGGGCGGGTCTGCGTTCCAGAGGAGCATGTTTGGTGATGATATATTTGCTCAGTTTAGAGGCGCCGGTGAGCCCTCGGCGAGTGTGCCCAGGAAAGCTCCGGCCATTGAGAGGACATTGCCGTGTACTCTTGAGGACTTGTACAAGGGTACTaccaagaagatgaagatctCCAGGGATGTTTCTGATTCTAGTGG AAGATCAACCACAGTCGAGGAAATCCTCACAATTGAGATCAAGCCAGGGTGGAAGAAAGGTACAAAAATTACTTTTCCAGAGAAGGGTAATGAGCAGCGAGGTGTTATACCAGCAGACCTTGTTTTTATTATTGATGAGAAACCTCATAGTCTTTTCAAGAGGGATGGGAATGATCTTATTGTCACTCAGAAGATATCTCTTGCCGAAGCTCTGACAGGTCACACTGCACAGCTGACAACCCTGGACGGGAGAAGTCTCACAGTCCCTGTCAATTCCATTATCAGCCCCACCTATGAAGAAGTGGTGAAAGGGGAGGGAATGCCAATCCCTAAGGAACCTTCCAAAAGGGGTAACTTAAGAGTCAAGTTCAACATCAAGTTCCCTACCAAGCTCACCTCAGAGCAGAAAACTGGTATTAAAAGGTTATTAACATCTGAAAAATAA
- the LOC126796735 gene encoding uncharacterized protein LOC126796735, producing MDKGRMLADRRSLRFQIGFEAFLKFASANAADKSSIRCPCTKRCNHLGFTIRVIKDHVYFNGILTNYFNWKHHGEPSTMNAASEIEFETVEMSGDVDSEDSEGEEISSDSNEFLRFVEDGDKPLYPGCTKTTKLNGLVQTFNLKAKHGMTDACYSDMLLMIGGLLPEGNEVPASLYEAKKTLAVLGMEYEKIHACPNDCILYRGRHAEATSCPTYLESRYKMGEDQVVKVKIPAKVLWYFPIIPRFRRMFQSTKTAKALTWHATDRKIDAFMRHPANSPNWKNVDTKWPEFGKEASSLSSRYSCWPVILVTYNLPPWLYMKRKYLMLSLLIAGPKQPGNDIDVYLQPLIDDLKKLWQGVERVYGAIREEYFTLKAVLLWTINDFPAYGNLSGCVTKGYKGCHVCADECKPKWLKHSKKMAFMRHCQFLPRHHPYRKQAAAFDNTIEEDVSPSPLSGEEVLLRVEGLDNKWGKTQPKRQTYKGRKEDRPCWKKKSIL from the exons ATGGATAAGGGACGGATGCTTGCTGATAGGAGATCTTTAAGGTTTCAAATTGGGTTTGAGGCTTTTCTAAAGTTTGCTTCGGCAAACGCTGCCGACAAATCAAGTATACGTTGTCCTTGTACAAAGCGTTGTAACCACCTTGGATTTACCATTCGGGTTATCAAGGACCATGTATATTTTAATGGCATTCTGACCAATTATTTCAATTGGAAACATCATGGAGAACCTTCTACCATGAATGCCGCTAGTGAGATTGAGTTTGAAACAGTAGAGATGTCTGGGGATGTAGACAGTGAAGATAGCGAGGGTGAGGAGATATCTAGTGACTCAAACGAGTTTCTCAGGTTTGTAGAAGATGGAGATAAACCTTTGTACCCCGGTTGTACGAAGACAACAAAGTTGAATGGACTTGTACAAACATTCAATTTGAAAGCCAAGCACGGAATGACTGATGCTTGTTATTCCGACATGCTTTTGATGATTGGGGGGTTGCTTCCTGAAGGGAATGAGGTTCCTGCTTCTCTATATGAGGCTAAGAAAACACTTGCAGTCTTGGGGATGGAGTATGAAAAAATTCATGCTTGTCCAAATGACTGCATCTTGTATAGAGGGAGACATGCTGAAGCTACAAGTTGTCCTACTTATCTTGAATCACGGTATAAGATGGGCGAGGACCAAGTTGTGAAAGTAAAGATTCCAGCGAAGGTTCTGTGGTACTTCCCTATCATCCCAAGGTTCAGAAGGATGTTTCAATCAACGAAGACGGCTAAGGCCTTGACTTGGCATGCAACCGATAGGAAAATAGATGCCTTCATGCGGCATCCAGCAAATTCACCGAATTGGAAAAATGTTGACACAAAGTGGCCAGAATTTGGTAAAGAAGCTAG TTCTTTAAGCAGCCGCTACTCTTGTTGGCCAGTTATTCTCGTCACGTATAACCTTCCGCCATGGTTGTACATGAAGAGGAAATACCTGATGTTGTCACTGTTAATAGCTGGGCCAAAGCAGCCCGGCAATGATATTGATGTCTATCTACAACCATTAATAGACGATTTGAAAAAACTGTGGCAAGGGGTTGAACGTGTGTATGGTGCTATAAGAGAGGAATATTTTACACTGAAGGCAGTCCTATTGTGGACTATAAATGATTTTCCGGCATATGGGAACCTCTCAGGTTGTGTCACCAAAGGATATAAAGGTTGTCATGTTTGTGCTGATGAATGTAAACCCAAATGGCTGAAACATAGTAAGAAAATGGCGTTTATGAGACATTGCCAATTTTTACCAAGACATCATCCATACCGAAAGCAGGCTGCTGCGTTCGACAATACTATAGAGGAAGATGTCTCTCCATCACCATTAAGTGGAGAAGAAGTGTTGTTAAGAGTTGAAGGTTTGGACAACAAGTGGGGTAAAACACAACCCAAAAGACAAACTTACAAGGGCAGGAAAGAAGATAGACCTTGCTGGAAAAAAAAGAGTATTCTTTGA
- the LOC126798397 gene encoding jasmonate-induced oxygenase 1-like: MMKCLQSWPEPIVRVQSLAESGITTIPEHYIKPLSKRPSTGLVHDDATVNIPVIDLQALAGDDQDLRETTLQLVLSACKEWGFFQVVNHGMSHELMKRARETWREFFEQPLEVKQEYSNDPITYEGYGSRLGVEKGAILDWSDYYFLHYLPPTLRKPEKWPALPSSCRDMIEEYGEEATRVCGMLLRMLSLNLGLGEDYLPIAFGGEENVGACLRVNFYPKCPQPDLTLGISPHSDPGGMTLLLPDEDVAGLQVRKGENWVTVKPVPNAFVVNMGDQMQVLSNAIYKSVEHRVIVNSVKDRVSLAMFYNPKSDLLIEPAKALVTKDRPALYPPMTFDEYRLYIRTKGLCGKAQVESLKSHE; encoded by the exons ATGATGAAGTGTTTGCAGAGCTGGCCTGAGCCGATTGTTAGGGTCCAGTCCCTCGCCGAAAGTGGGATAACAACAATCCCCGAGCACTACATCAAGCCCCTTTCCAAACGACCCTCGACTGGTCTCGTCCACGACGATGCCACCGTCAACATCCCAGTCATCGACCTTCAGGCCCTGGCCGGAGACGATCAGGATCTGCGGGAGACCACGCTGCAGCTGGTCTTGAGCGCTTGTAAGGAATGGGGGTTCTTCCAGGTGGTGAACCATGGTATGAGCCACGAGCTGATGAAGCGGGCTAGGGAGACGTGGCGGGAATTCTTCGAGCAGCCATTGGAGGTGAAGCAGGAGTACTCGAATGACCCGATCACTTATGAAGGGTACGGAAGTCGGCTCGGAGTGGAGAAGGGGGCGATTCTGGATTGGAGTGACTATTACTTTCTTCATTACCTGCCTCCGACGTTGAGGAAGCCTGAAAAGTGGCCTGCTCTCCCATCCTCATGCAG GGATATGATTGAAGAGTACGGTGAGGAAGCTACTAGAGTATGCGGAATGCTGTTGAGGATGTTGTCACTAAACCTTGGACTAGGGGAAGACTACCTCCCCATTGCTTTTGGGGGAGAAGAGAACGTTGGGGCATGCTTAAGGGTCAATTTCTACCCGAAATGTCCCCAGCCAGACCTAACCCTTGGAATCTCACCGCACTCGGACCCCGGTGGGATGACCCTCCTTCTGCCTGATGAGGACGTTGCCGGACTTCAAGTTCGTAAAGGTGAAAATTGGGTGACTGTAAAGCCCGTTCCGAACGCCTTCGTTGTGAACATGGGAGACCAAATGCAAGTTCTGAGCAACGCCATATACAAAAGCGTAGAGCACAGAGTGATTGTGAATTCAGTCAAAGACAGAGTTTCCCTGGCCATGTTTTATAACCCTAAGAGCGATTTGCTGATTGAACCGGCCAAGGCTCTCGTCACAAAGGACCGGCCGGCTCTCTACCCGCCCATGACGTTCGATGAGTACCGCCTTTATATTAGGACCAAGGGGCTTTGTGGCAAGGCACAAGTTGAATCGTTGAAAAGCCATGAATAA
- the LOC126798402 gene encoding myb family transcription factor PHL7-like produces the protein MGSSKCLDASARNKERLRWTQELHHMFVEAVTKLGGPDRATPKGILKAMGVSELTIYHIKSHLQKYRISKFVPETTSKAGNLQRKNISEIFPNFSTTSAAQLNEALNLMHVQVQRRLNDQLEVHKSLKQKFKAQGRFMDTVSAYRSRNDNRAIIPKPIKPTSRKSLPSLCEESELNGKKQFGTSDSDAEKPQIQSSREEFQALKKQRVENQNDDNMAWNFHILDDQTANISSYPAVSYDQISFPWHFGGCTSPLVPSFL, from the exons ATGGGTTCGAGTAAATGCTTGGATGCCTCTGCAAGGAACAAGGAACGGCTGAGGTGGACGCAGGAGCTACACCATATGTTCGTCGAGGCAGTTACCAAGCTTGGCGGCCCTGATA GGGCAACACCAAAGGGAATTCTGAAGGCTATGGGGGTTTCTGAACTGACCATCTACCATATCAAAAGCCATTTGCAG AAGTACAGGATCTCAAAGTTTGTGCCAGAGACTACCAGTA AAGCAGGCAATCTTCAGAGGAAGAACATTTCAGAAATATTTCCAAATTTCAGCACAACATC TGCTGCTCAGCTCAATGAAGCGTTAAATCTTATGCATGTACAAGTACAAAGAAGATTGAACGATCAGCTTGAG GTGCACAAGAGCTTGAAGCAAAAATTTAAAGCCCAGGGAAGATTTATGGATACTGTTTCAGCATATAGGAGTCGCAATGATAACCGTGCGATCATTCCGAAACCTATCAAACCAACGTCTCGAAAATCGTTGCCTTCTCTCTGTGAGGAATCAGAGTTAAATGGTAAAAAGCAGTTCGGGACATCTGACTCGGACGCTGAGAAACCTCAGATTCAATCCTCTAGAGAAGAATTTCAAGCTTTGAAGAAGCAAAGGGTAGAAAACCAAAACGACGACAACATGGCGTGGAACTTCCATATCCTTGACGATCAAACAGCCAATATATCATCATATCCTGCAgtgtcatatgatcagatcaGCTTTCCTTGGCACTTTGGAGGCTGCACATCGCCTTTAGTCCCCAGCTTCctataa
- the LOC126799486 gene encoding uncharacterized protein LOC126799486 isoform X1 — translation MSTMAQAAEVYEPKPLQLWRALVNWLGFFVEIILQILRGAPCLPHFLSYLPLLASPPSSSFRPLPVAEIQLNDASSSNLENGVVSHHPALPKLTVVLDLDETLVCAYETSSVPAIVRTQATDAGLKWFEIECVSSDKESDGKPKISYVTVFERPGLHEFLKRVGEFADLVLFTAGLEGYARPLVDRIDLENRFKFRLYRPSTVTTENRDHVKDLSCISKDLCRIVIVDNNPFSFVLQPLNGVPCIPFSAGHPYDDQLLEVLLPLLKHLAQAKDVRPVLYERFHMPEWFQMHGITVTS, via the exons ATGTCGACGATGGCCCAGGCCGCCGAGGTTTACGAGCCGAAGCCGCTCCAACTCTGGCGAGCTCTCGTCAACTGGCTCGGCTTCTTCGTCGAGATCATCCTCCAGATCCTCAGAGGCGCCCCCTGCCTCCCTCACTTCCTCTCCTACCTCCCCCTCCTCgcttctcctccttcttcctccttccGCCCTCTCCCCGTCGCCGAAATCCAACTCAACGACGCGTCGTCCTCCAACCTCGAAAACGGCGTCGTATCTCACCATCCCGCCCTCCCGAAACTCACG GTAGTGCTTGACTTAGATGAGACGCTAGTGTGTGCATACGAGACATCTAGTGTGCCTGCGATTGTTCGGACTCAAGCGACTGATGCTGGTTTGAAGTGGTTCGAGATCGAATGTGTATCTTCGGATAAG GAGTCTGATGGTAAACCGAAGATCAGTTATGTGACAGTTTTTGAACGTCCTGGATTGCACGAGTTCTTGAAACGGGTCGGTGAATTTGCTGATCTTGTCCTATTTACTGCTGGCCTTGAAG GCTATGCAAGGCCACTTGTTGACAGAATAGATTTGGAGAATCGGTTCAAGTTTCGTCTCTATCGGCCTTCTACAGTTACCAC GGAAAATCGGGATCATGTGAAAGACCTATCTTGTATATCAAAAGATCTCTGTCGAATTGTTATAGTTGACAACAACCCGTTTAGTTTTGTGCTGCAACCATTGAATGGAGTTCCATGTATACCATTTTCTGCTGGACATCCGTATGATGATCAG CTCTTGGAGGTCCTGCTTCCTCTACTCAAACACCTTGCCCAGGCAAAAGATGTGAGGCCTGTGCTTTATGAGAGATTCCACATGCCTGAATGGTTTCAAATGCATGGAATCACTGTTACTAGTTAG